One Vibrio tapetis subsp. tapetis DNA segment encodes these proteins:
- the zorA gene encoding anti-phage ZorAB system protein ZorA has translation MDKLVWLLPDFMAFSSLSFESQLSTIFVGVLLAITFLFLFKSFYSGAKAWKRINWLKDTLTAIRAEDIASKREYLYSLAKEKKDSVGHLWLEFDETLIEERKDNKTTLYNTFDAAYFFNTTTLAKGVTENRLIAAVPGFLTAIGVIGTFVGLQIGLSEMNISADVSVDEMKSGVAAVIGGAKVAFMTSVWGVFLSVVFNFIEKLLEQAIRRKVNDLQKTIDEIFPRLSAESQLQTIAESNVESRDSLQGLAEQIGVKMQESMMTATRGISEALESSLNEIMAPAINKLVEDTSEGNQKALEELLTKFMDGFGAQGQQQRLAMEGASEQVNESIADMNRTMESFINKMEFSQQQSGERERDLMSSISVQVGQLVDQSNLQVTQMNELMSSQLANLNKNFESGQHNAAEREKQLISAISSQISQLVTQNSKQVSKTTELMGSQLESLNNSFDEGKKSAAQREEKLIEAMSTQVTHLVNQGHEQAEKMNNLMGSQLTHLSNSFDESKKSADLREEKLIESISAQVTYLVNQGQAQSAKMNELVESQLSSINDGFEARQASAAQREEKLTSNIEQQIESLTSGISAQSNVLTEFVNNQMTNLQKSFEDRDQKSVQIAEQRNQALAQQTSSISNTTQELVKQIDVSMKNQQTSSEQIIQQGKALQQSVESTMLANAKATDCMRESASELKSAADSMNVFGSHVRDAGNKLSGAVTAAVESTKDLAQQNQSSAKMMETLRDNIVTEVNKFSDVTDSMNGMVLNAGNTFTELKSSQSDYLHQLKGNVIELSKQMTELLSEYSTQANAQTTNHLKIWAESSTQYAESMNNAARALSGVVDEIQDKVGA, from the coding sequence ATGGATAAATTAGTATGGCTGTTGCCTGATTTTATGGCATTTAGCTCGTTATCTTTTGAGTCACAATTAAGTACTATCTTTGTAGGTGTGTTACTAGCGATCACATTCCTATTTTTGTTCAAGTCATTCTATTCCGGTGCTAAAGCGTGGAAGCGGATCAACTGGTTGAAAGACACTCTTACTGCTATTCGCGCAGAAGACATCGCAAGTAAAAGAGAATACTTATACTCTTTGGCTAAGGAAAAAAAAGACAGTGTTGGCCATTTATGGTTAGAGTTTGATGAAACGCTAATCGAAGAGCGAAAAGATAATAAAACGACCTTATATAACACGTTTGACGCAGCCTATTTTTTCAATACAACAACGCTAGCGAAAGGCGTGACTGAAAACCGTCTAATAGCTGCTGTACCTGGTTTTCTAACAGCAATTGGTGTAATTGGTACATTCGTTGGATTGCAAATAGGCCTGTCAGAAATGAATATATCAGCGGATGTATCTGTTGATGAAATGAAATCTGGTGTTGCTGCAGTCATCGGTGGGGCGAAAGTAGCATTTATGACATCTGTATGGGGTGTATTCTTGAGTGTTGTTTTTAACTTTATCGAGAAGCTACTTGAACAGGCTATTCGTCGAAAAGTTAACGATTTGCAAAAGACCATTGATGAAATATTTCCTCGATTGAGTGCAGAGTCTCAGTTACAGACAATCGCAGAGAGTAATGTTGAATCAAGAGACAGTTTACAGGGATTAGCAGAGCAAATCGGTGTGAAGATGCAAGAGTCGATGATGACGGCAACTCGAGGCATCAGTGAAGCATTAGAGTCTAGTTTAAATGAAATCATGGCTCCTGCTATCAATAAGCTTGTAGAAGATACCTCTGAAGGTAATCAAAAAGCACTTGAAGAACTACTGACAAAGTTTATGGATGGTTTTGGTGCTCAAGGTCAACAGCAAAGGCTGGCGATGGAGGGAGCGTCTGAACAGGTGAATGAATCTATCGCAGATATGAATAGAACGATGGAGTCATTTATAAATAAAATGGAATTTTCTCAGCAACAGTCTGGAGAAAGAGAAAGAGACTTGATGTCTTCAATCTCAGTTCAAGTAGGGCAACTTGTGGACCAAAGTAATCTACAAGTAACTCAAATGAATGAATTGATGAGCAGTCAATTAGCTAATTTGAATAAAAACTTTGAAAGCGGCCAGCACAATGCTGCTGAAAGAGAAAAACAGTTAATATCCGCAATATCTTCTCAAATATCCCAGTTAGTCACCCAAAATAGTAAACAAGTGAGTAAAACCACCGAGCTAATGGGGAGCCAGTTGGAAAGTCTTAACAATAGCTTTGATGAAGGTAAAAAATCTGCTGCACAACGTGAAGAAAAACTCATTGAAGCAATGTCAACGCAGGTGACTCACCTTGTAAACCAGGGGCATGAACAAGCCGAAAAAATGAATAACTTAATGGGTAGCCAGTTAACTCATTTAAGTAACAGTTTTGATGAAAGCAAAAAGTCTGCCGACCTACGAGAAGAAAAACTAATCGAATCAATCTCTGCACAAGTAACCTATCTCGTTAACCAAGGGCAGGCACAATCTGCGAAAATGAATGAGCTTGTTGAAAGCCAATTAAGCAGTATTAATGACGGCTTTGAAGCAAGGCAGGCTAGCGCTGCACAACGAGAAGAAAAATTAACCAGTAACATTGAGCAACAAATTGAAAGCCTTACTTCCGGGATTTCAGCGCAAAGTAATGTATTAACTGAATTTGTAAATAATCAAATGACCAATTTACAAAAGTCCTTTGAAGATAGGGACCAAAAGTCAGTACAAATAGCAGAACAACGAAATCAAGCGTTAGCACAGCAAACATCTTCTATTTCAAACACTACACAAGAGTTAGTTAAACAGATTGATGTGAGTATGAAAAATCAGCAAACCAGTTCAGAGCAGATAATACAGCAAGGTAAAGCACTTCAACAAAGTGTTGAGTCAACTATGCTCGCAAATGCTAAGGCGACGGATTGTATGAGGGAGTCAGCTTCTGAATTGAAATCGGCAGCAGATAGCATGAATGTGTTTGGTTCTCATGTTCGTGATGCGGGGAATAAATTATCAGGTGCTGTTACGGCAGCGGTTGAATCAACAAAAGACCTTGCTCAACAAAACCAATCTAGTGCGAAAATGATGGAAACACTAAGGGATAACATTGTTACAGAAGTCAACAAATTTAGTGACGTTACAGATAGCATGAACGGTATGGTGTTGAATGCTGGTAATACATTCACAGAGCTTAAGTCATCTCAAAGTGATTATTTACATCAGTTAAAGGGCAATGTTATCGAGCTATCTAAGCAGATGACTGAACTACTTTCTGAGTACTCCACACAAGCTAATGCACAAACAACTAACCATCTAAAAATTTGGGCTGAATCGTCGACACAATATGCTGAATCAATGAATAATGCAGCTAGAGCTTTATCTGGTGTTGTAGATGAAATACAAGACAAAGTGGGAGCTTAA
- a CDS encoding flagellar motor protein MotB: MRFSRHAHPSVDEENPYWISFSDLMSAILVIFILATLALIIELTQRTENIDAGIDQLKQAEQARQEILQEVKSELAKINIKVEIADNDTVIRIPESTLSFRSGQDTIPDSMLSSVKSIGEVLHSAITKNERFKYLDTVFIEGHTDSVPIAFGKYRTKGNWGLSADRAITVWKLWSNELSLMPSLNDLKNHTQQNLFSVSGYAATRRVEAIEETATQRARNRRIDIRFTVKMPSIEDLEQIKSSTDNK; encoded by the coding sequence ATGCGCTTTTCTCGTCATGCTCACCCCTCTGTTGATGAAGAAAATCCATACTGGATCTCTTTTTCTGATTTAATGTCTGCCATTCTAGTGATATTTATTTTGGCAACGCTAGCACTAATTATCGAGCTAACACAAAGAACAGAAAATATTGATGCGGGTATTGATCAATTAAAACAAGCTGAGCAAGCAAGGCAAGAAATTCTGCAAGAGGTGAAGTCTGAACTGGCGAAAATTAACATTAAAGTTGAAATTGCCGATAATGATACCGTTATTCGTATACCAGAATCGACACTGAGTTTCCGATCCGGTCAAGATACGATACCAGATAGTATGCTGAGTTCTGTAAAAAGTATAGGTGAAGTCTTACACTCAGCCATTACTAAAAATGAGCGTTTTAAGTATCTCGATACTGTTTTTATTGAAGGTCACACTGACAGCGTACCTATTGCATTTGGCAAATATAGAACTAAGGGGAATTGGGGGTTGAGTGCTGATAGAGCGATCACTGTGTGGAAGTTATGGAGTAATGAACTTAGCCTAATGCCGTCACTAAATGACTTAAAAAACCATACGCAGCAGAACTTATTTTCTGTGAGTGGTTATGCTGCAACACGTCGCGTGGAAGCAATAGAAGAAACTGCAACCCAACGAGCTAGAAATAGGCGTATAGATATTAGGTTTACCGTTAAGATGCCATCGATTGAAGACTTAGAGCAGATAAAGTCTTCCACGGATAATAAATGA
- a CDS encoding EH signature domain-containing protein: MMQDFIKIKLNRLAVNIPERPFGNSINNLGKITADLNRLSTEAGTDNEKYKTAWKQVITTLKVKQSLLDVIKSKLEIRALSFALSSPMKSAIKVTPALLERIDQITHNKPGNLFIESLFQYYLNEFNSIYDLELVSNWLVDAREFRDLNSASDRDLISPSGPKWLAESAIKRGLDFDQLVSHLNLDKFKSGQFMELAQRTYYVEQLKTIPLNEPNDLLIEVQKPEVFNARFNDTDLLGHQILNILIERSPTDNIHESWLNVIMAIAGDPRIPTTHHRYIKWWSRIASSHIARVRGWLSRLDLKLFLEALEDFSNSSFDPEMKRMYPSRKRFLEGLYDKKLISNTRLYMSRQMSEYLKRNYKAEHLPNFSIIKDNDKSIIYVDLGSAHLVEGSHSCYLWVYDSLDPSATVYDYNKNLETYSGLTAGLNRKMQLMGHGATAKITHSPANFSWQRKAIDELNYLDVDVNMKDVLINKDYSRYVRMFGVD; the protein is encoded by the coding sequence ATGATGCAGGATTTTATTAAAATAAAATTAAATCGCTTAGCTGTTAATATTCCAGAGAGGCCATTTGGGAATAGTATCAATAACTTAGGGAAAATAACGGCTGACTTAAACCGTTTGTCCACTGAAGCGGGAACAGACAATGAAAAGTATAAAACAGCCTGGAAGCAAGTTATTACCACATTAAAGGTCAAACAATCACTGCTTGATGTTATTAAGAGTAAGCTAGAAATTCGTGCACTTAGCTTTGCACTTTCAAGTCCAATGAAAAGTGCTATAAAAGTAACGCCAGCTTTATTAGAAAGAATTGATCAAATAACCCACAATAAGCCCGGAAATTTGTTTATTGAATCACTATTTCAATACTATTTGAATGAATTCAATAGTATTTATGATCTGGAATTAGTTTCCAATTGGTTAGTCGATGCAAGAGAATTTCGAGATTTAAATAGCGCAAGCGATAGAGATCTAATCTCACCGTCTGGTCCTAAATGGTTAGCAGAATCAGCTATAAAAAGAGGACTAGACTTTGACCAACTGGTGAGTCATTTAAATCTAGACAAATTCAAATCTGGGCAGTTTATGGAGTTGGCGCAACGAACATATTATGTTGAGCAGCTAAAGACGATCCCCTTGAACGAGCCAAATGATTTATTAATTGAAGTGCAAAAGCCGGAAGTGTTCAATGCTCGGTTCAATGACACCGATTTACTTGGTCATCAAATTCTCAATATATTGATTGAGAGATCTCCTACGGACAATATCCATGAATCTTGGCTAAATGTTATTATGGCTATTGCCGGTGACCCTCGTATACCAACAACCCATCACAGATATATAAAGTGGTGGAGTAGAATAGCCAGCTCCCATATAGCTAGAGTGAGAGGCTGGTTATCACGGCTCGATTTAAAGTTATTTCTTGAAGCACTGGAAGATTTCTCAAATTCATCGTTTGACCCTGAAATGAAGCGTATGTACCCGTCAAGAAAACGTTTTTTAGAAGGTTTATACGATAAAAAATTGATTAGTAATACTCGCTTGTATATGAGTCGGCAGATGTCAGAGTACTTAAAAAGAAATTATAAAGCAGAGCATTTACCTAATTTTTCGATCATAAAGGACAATGATAAATCAATCATCTATGTTGATTTAGGTTCTGCGCACCTAGTAGAAGGAAGTCATAGTTGTTACTTGTGGGTATATGATTCATTAGACCCATCTGCAACTGTATACGACTACAATAAGAACCTAGAAACATATAGTGGCTTAACAGCGGGCTTAAATCGCAAAATGCAACTAATGGGTCATGGAGCAACAGCAAAAATTACTCATTCCCCTGCGAATTTTAGTTGGCAACGTAAAGCTATTGATGAACTGAATTATCTTGATGTTGATGTAAACATGAAAGATGTACTAATAAATAAAGATTATAGTCGTTACGTCAGAATGTTTGGAGTGGATTAA
- a CDS encoding SNF2-related protein yields the protein MGFTNFISQFFKDTDRSVSFKFIPDANEGGFFSVDKKQFENILSGTASEWLTHQYVTLKMLEEQGEAESIPNGFIVSAEVLARLGENLRESLELPERWQGQITADIKGTTGRSSFAVELAVTGQSGRDTYSYNVEGAVLRFGDTTSYLMSQPQWLVFTAQQKHNESKKQEFDNLTYLHNLQLAQQNGASIKLSHFDKLKIHSPEKISVEAGLDASGNLILTPHMGQEASHDDIQRVLGQMMAPNANTLKIGKEIILFTEEKVKAVKEVLNNRVVPKTKVKEFLENPTAFIDASLVDLDLGFSLRVRGATAFKHAYFGETDDSGVDWFGKDFTAEQVNPISKVVADVKDTETLIQLEKIISDAKQIGASEITFEGKNYDINDSEVVSNTIDKIKSNISQNGSPDELPEELKDKTAGKVDLESDETIVVDIDLNDEDLSESSPLIESKIHEVSRSGELDWSNHIRTPFKHQDVGVRWILGLLDQSYQDEKINGALLADDMGLGKTFMALSAVEHHYREVVQSQETQKPTLIVAPLSLLENWKDEVAKTFDKSPFHDIVILQSDGELKRFKNGGVEIKANSVDDGEFEPRYSLNVGKGSADRLDMPGRLVITTYQTLRDYQFSLCLIDWGVVIFDEAQNTKNPNALQTRAAKGLKSQFKLVATGTPVENSLADFWCLMDTACPGYLGAYQDFRSNYITPIIQAAGDEVEEIRGRVGRELRIKVGALMLRRIKEDNLEGLPEKRMYVGVQDEQWKYLPELGKTMAGYQLKVYDGVIEQLEESEENHVLGTLQRLRNGSLHPRLADGGRLDAPKSKKELENIFNESDKFKSLLELLDSIKLRQEKCIIFAVNKRLQTFLSLALGLKYQLGPLSVINGDAKAVAKNKATPTRKSMISDFEAKDGFNIIIMSPVAAGVGLTVVGANNVVHFERHWNPAKEAQATDRVFRIGQTKDVNIYIPMALHPNMESFDVNLHRLLSKKTQLKDAVVTPEDVLPMPSGIGKSSLLASDKIITLKEIEKLSWQQFEALTVEVIAKEYNAESAWLTANGADKGADGIIDSGNQLILIQAKHTKGSYDGYAAIQEVAGAKTPYEKVMNKKVNSLLFMTNAKVLSKRTREMAKLSNVEVIHGEELAKLVSKHKIDFKQVLQRLDKRRMTL from the coding sequence ATGGGTTTTACGAACTTTATCAGTCAATTTTTTAAAGACACAGATCGTTCTGTGTCATTTAAATTTATACCAGATGCGAACGAAGGTGGTTTTTTTTCAGTTGACAAAAAACAGTTTGAAAACATTTTATCTGGTACGGCAAGTGAATGGCTAACACACCAGTATGTCACGCTAAAAATGCTAGAAGAACAGGGAGAGGCCGAGAGTATACCTAATGGTTTTATCGTTTCTGCGGAAGTGCTTGCGCGATTAGGTGAAAACCTAAGAGAATCACTCGAGCTACCTGAACGATGGCAAGGGCAGATCACTGCTGATATTAAAGGTACAACCGGCCGTTCAAGCTTTGCTGTTGAGTTAGCTGTTACCGGACAAAGTGGACGTGATACGTATAGCTACAATGTAGAAGGAGCAGTACTACGTTTTGGTGACACAACTAGCTATTTGATGTCTCAACCGCAGTGGCTGGTATTTACTGCACAGCAAAAACATAATGAATCAAAAAAACAAGAGTTTGATAATTTAACGTATCTACACAACCTACAATTAGCACAACAAAATGGTGCTTCAATAAAACTAAGCCACTTTGACAAATTAAAAATACACAGTCCTGAAAAGATCTCTGTAGAAGCAGGCTTAGATGCAAGTGGAAACTTGATTTTAACGCCACATATGGGCCAAGAAGCAAGTCATGATGATATTCAGCGTGTACTAGGGCAAATGATGGCACCTAATGCTAATACATTAAAAATAGGTAAAGAGATCATTCTATTTACCGAGGAGAAAGTAAAAGCAGTTAAAGAGGTGCTGAACAATCGTGTTGTACCGAAAACCAAAGTAAAAGAGTTTTTAGAAAACCCAACCGCTTTTATTGATGCTTCTTTAGTTGACTTAGACCTTGGTTTCTCATTAAGGGTGCGTGGGGCAACGGCATTCAAACACGCGTATTTTGGTGAAACAGACGATTCAGGTGTAGATTGGTTTGGCAAGGATTTTACAGCCGAACAAGTTAATCCGATTTCTAAAGTTGTTGCCGATGTAAAAGATACAGAAACATTAATACAGTTAGAAAAGATCATATCAGATGCTAAACAAATAGGTGCTTCTGAGATAACTTTTGAAGGTAAAAACTACGATATTAATGATAGTGAAGTAGTCAGTAACACCATCGATAAAATTAAGAGTAATATCTCGCAAAATGGATCTCCTGATGAATTACCGGAAGAGCTTAAAGATAAAACCGCTGGTAAGGTTGACTTAGAATCAGACGAGACCATCGTTGTAGATATTGACTTAAATGATGAAGATTTATCAGAAAGTTCACCATTGATAGAATCTAAAATTCATGAAGTAAGCCGTAGTGGAGAGCTAGACTGGAGCAACCATATTAGAACACCATTTAAACACCAAGATGTTGGTGTGCGATGGATTTTAGGCTTGTTAGACCAAAGCTATCAAGATGAAAAAATCAATGGCGCGCTCTTAGCTGATGACATGGGGCTTGGCAAAACATTTATGGCGCTGTCTGCTGTAGAGCACCACTATCGAGAAGTTGTACAGTCTCAAGAGACGCAAAAGCCCACTCTTATCGTGGCTCCATTAAGCTTATTAGAGAATTGGAAAGATGAAGTCGCGAAAACCTTCGACAAGTCACCATTCCATGACATCGTTATTTTGCAATCTGACGGTGAATTAAAACGTTTTAAAAATGGTGGGGTAGAAATTAAAGCAAACTCCGTAGACGATGGTGAGTTTGAACCTCGATACTCATTAAATGTTGGTAAAGGTAGTGCAGATCGCTTGGATATGCCAGGACGTTTGGTAATTACAACTTACCAAACCCTAAGAGACTACCAATTCTCATTATGTTTAATAGATTGGGGAGTGGTTATCTTTGATGAAGCACAAAATACTAAAAATCCTAATGCACTGCAAACAAGGGCTGCTAAAGGGTTAAAATCCCAGTTTAAATTGGTTGCTACAGGTACGCCCGTTGAAAATAGCTTAGCTGATTTTTGGTGTTTAATGGATACTGCATGTCCAGGCTACTTGGGTGCATATCAGGACTTCAGGTCAAATTACATTACGCCAATCATACAAGCTGCTGGTGATGAAGTTGAAGAGATAAGAGGTAGAGTAGGGCGAGAATTACGCATTAAAGTTGGAGCGTTAATGTTGCGTAGAATTAAAGAGGACAACTTAGAAGGACTACCTGAGAAAAGAATGTATGTTGGCGTTCAAGATGAGCAATGGAAATATCTACCAGAGCTTGGTAAGACTATGGCTGGTTATCAATTAAAAGTTTACGATGGTGTGATTGAGCAATTAGAAGAGTCCGAAGAAAACCATGTATTAGGCACATTACAACGATTAAGAAATGGCTCTTTACACCCAAGGCTAGCTGATGGTGGTCGATTGGATGCACCGAAGTCGAAAAAAGAGTTGGAGAATATATTCAATGAGTCTGATAAATTTAAAAGTCTATTAGAATTATTAGATAGCATTAAGTTACGTCAAGAGAAGTGCATAATTTTTGCTGTTAATAAGCGGTTGCAAACATTCTTGAGTTTAGCTCTGGGGTTGAAGTATCAACTGGGTCCGTTGTCAGTGATTAATGGAGATGCTAAAGCGGTTGCCAAAAACAAAGCAACACCAACACGAAAAAGTATGATTTCAGACTTTGAAGCGAAAGATGGGTTCAACATTATTATCATGTCTCCTGTTGCTGCTGGCGTTGGTTTAACTGTGGTTGGTGCTAACAATGTTGTGCACTTCGAACGTCATTGGAATCCAGCCAAAGAAGCGCAAGCAACAGATCGGGTATTTCGTATAGGACAAACAAAAGATGTAAACATCTATATTCCTATGGCCCTGCACCCCAACATGGAATCTTTTGATGTTAACTTGCATCGTTTACTCAGCAAAAAAACGCAGTTGAAAGATGCTGTCGTCACGCCTGAAGATGTACTGCCTATGCCAAGTGGTATAGGAAAAAGCAGCCTTTTGGCATCAGATAAAATAATCACTCTAAAAGAAATAGAGAAGTTAAGCTGGCAACAGTTTGAGGCACTAACCGTAGAAGTAATAGCCAAAGAGTATAATGCTGAAAGCGCTTGGCTAACTGCAAACGGAGCAGATAAAGGCGCTGATGGTATTATTGATTCGGGCAATCAACTGATCTTGATTCAAGCTAAACACACTAAAGGCAGTTACGATGGTTATGCAGCTATTCAAGAAGTCGCTGGAGCAAAAACTCCTTACGAAAAAGTGATGAATAAAAAGGTGAATAGCTTGTTGTTTATGACTAATGCAAAAGTGTTGTCGAAAAGAACGAGAGAGATGGCAAAACTTTCAAATGTAGAGGTTATTCACGGGGAAGAATTAGCCAAATTAGTTAGTAAACACAAAATAGACTTTAAGCAGGTATTGCAACGTTTAGATAAAAGAAGAATGACGCTCTAA
- a CDS encoding DUF3103 domain-containing protein — protein sequence MKKIIPMVLMLNFALIGCQSETDTNTSGFSAMKAEAITQAKRDLAKQLSESYSNIEGTLKTSISEQQLNVPLSTLLVSEPNSEFSQTMAMADTEIRSIKGIEQFADELLELRLADGSMVKDWKDGQSPLFAFEPKGDDESWLYIEAYDVYGQLHQLSVDEMPDVPVLVVDSNSEKELKAGLKAMRAQMVSLGQDTLLESPSDGQVAAMNSAFSTMSAPAAPLSTTALKKIRLADDQEPWISGKAEVYAIVTGVNPSRDKPTIDLVEMPYLDYDKKDYYPNQIMIHWARYRWGAADIILMEQDDGTDYKELASLLVQVAEEVLKAIPDPEVQAYAVIPQITNKLIQAIPDGVLVNDDDHVDVFYTLQQDTPYIDHPGAGGNAVATFEPMTINPTRP from the coding sequence ATGAAAAAAATAATACCCATGGTTTTGATGCTAAATTTTGCGCTAATTGGCTGCCAATCTGAAACCGATACCAACACCAGCGGCTTCTCCGCCATGAAAGCAGAAGCCATCACACAGGCAAAACGCGATCTCGCGAAGCAACTGAGTGAAAGCTACAGCAACATTGAAGGCACACTAAAAACATCTATTTCTGAACAACAACTCAATGTTCCTTTGTCTACTTTGCTAGTATCGGAGCCAAACTCTGAGTTCAGTCAGACAATGGCAATGGCAGATACCGAAATTCGAAGTATCAAAGGCATTGAACAGTTCGCCGATGAGCTATTAGAGTTAAGGCTTGCCGATGGTTCAATGGTTAAAGACTGGAAAGACGGTCAAAGCCCACTGTTTGCATTTGAGCCAAAAGGCGATGATGAATCTTGGTTATATATAGAAGCGTACGACGTGTACGGACAACTGCATCAATTAAGCGTTGATGAAATGCCAGATGTGCCAGTACTGGTGGTAGACAGCAACAGCGAAAAAGAACTAAAAGCGGGCCTTAAAGCAATGCGTGCACAAATGGTGAGCTTAGGCCAAGATACCCTGCTTGAATCTCCGTCTGATGGGCAAGTCGCGGCTATGAATAGCGCTTTTTCTACCATGTCGGCACCCGCAGCCCCACTTTCTACGACCGCGTTAAAGAAAATTAGACTGGCCGACGACCAAGAACCTTGGATCTCTGGTAAAGCAGAAGTCTATGCGATTGTCACCGGTGTTAACCCAAGCCGTGACAAGCCGACCATCGATCTCGTCGAGATGCCATACCTTGATTATGATAAGAAAGATTACTACCCGAACCAAATCATGATCCACTGGGCACGTTATCGCTGGGGCGCCGCAGATATTATTCTAATGGAGCAAGACGATGGTACCGACTATAAAGAACTGGCTTCTTTATTGGTTCAGGTAGCGGAAGAAGTGCTAAAAGCGATCCCCGATCCAGAAGTGCAAGCTTATGCTGTGATCCCACAGATCACTAATAAGCTGATACAAGCTATCCCTGATGGCGTATTGGTTAACGATGATGACCATGTTGATGTGTTCTACACTTTGCAACAAGACACACCCTACATCGATCACCCAGGAGCAGGCGGCAACGCCGTCGCTACATTTGAGCCGATGACGATAAATCCAACCAGGCCATAG
- a CDS encoding YwbE family protein has protein sequence MSGTNRADIHPGLEVQIVLKKDQRTGTLTSGIVKDLLTKSPTHPHGIKVRLESGDVGRVKVIK, from the coding sequence ATGAGTGGAACCAACAGAGCTGATATTCACCCTGGGCTAGAAGTGCAAATCGTACTTAAAAAAGACCAACGCACAGGAACGCTGACTTCTGGTATCGTCAAAGATCTTTTAACCAAGTCCCCGACTCACCCTCATGGCATCAAAGTTCGCCTTGAGAGCGGTGATGTAGGCCGGGTTAAGGTCATTAAGTAG
- a CDS encoding class I SAM-dependent methyltransferase: MQELIDQYTGVDEDNRLTRQRITQIEFDTTMHVLAEYLHPHANVLEQGAATGRYSLNFAKMGCTTTAVELAPEQVDILKQKANQQALTLSIHQGDACSVPFVESDSQDVCVILGPLYHLQTQEQRDQALTEAYRVLKPNGILAIAYISRYFVAGMFAQQEPELITPEVLSTLLESGLVPSQLADSFFNVGYFATPSEIEQLVEAHKFTTLRHVSTDGFGRYLSSGINNFTEEQYQTWLQYHLKTCDEPSLLGSSNHGLVIAKKTA, translated from the coding sequence ATGCAAGAACTCATTGATCAATATACGGGTGTTGATGAAGACAACCGCCTAACTCGACAACGTATTACTCAAATAGAATTTGATACCACCATGCACGTATTGGCCGAGTATCTACACCCACACGCCAACGTACTAGAACAAGGCGCAGCTACAGGCCGATACTCTCTGAATTTTGCCAAAATGGGCTGCACCACAACCGCCGTTGAATTAGCCCCCGAGCAAGTAGATATTTTAAAACAAAAAGCCAATCAGCAAGCCCTAACACTTTCGATTCACCAAGGCGATGCCTGTTCCGTTCCCTTCGTTGAAAGTGATTCACAGGACGTTTGTGTTATTTTGGGGCCGCTTTATCACCTACAAACACAAGAGCAACGTGATCAAGCGCTTACAGAAGCTTATCGAGTCTTAAAACCTAACGGTATTTTAGCGATTGCCTATATCTCTCGGTATTTTGTTGCCGGGATGTTTGCTCAGCAAGAACCTGAACTGATTACACCAGAAGTGCTTAGCACACTACTTGAATCTGGTTTGGTTCCAAGTCAATTGGCCGACAGCTTTTTTAACGTTGGCTATTTTGCAACTCCGTCTGAAATTGAACAGCTGGTCGAAGCACATAAATTTACCACTCTTCGCCATGTCTCCACGGACGGCTTTGGACGTTACCTCTCGTCAGGAATCAACAATTTTACTGAAGAGCAATATCAAACATGGCTTCAATATCATTTAAAAACCTGCGACGAGCCCTCTCTTTTAGGGTCAAGTAACCACGGTTTGGTAATAGCGAAAAAAACAGCGTAA